The window AACTTTTTGAAAGGCTCGTCTTTGCATACAATGCCCAGGTCGAACAAGAATTTATTCCAGAAACGTGAGTAAATCAGGTGTCCTGTTGCATGCTCGGTACCGCCAATATACAAATCAACATCCTGCCAGTATTCATCATTTTCTTTTGAAACCAAAGCCTTGTCGTTCTTCGGGTCCATATACCTCAGGTAATAAGCCGAAGATCCTGCAAATCCGGGCATGGTATTGAGTTCCAGCGGGAAGCCTTCATCGTTTTCCCAGTTTTTAGCCCTGCCCAGGGGAGGTTCGCCTTTTTCGGTCGGCAGGTAAGCATCAATTTCGGGCAATTCCAAAGGCAGTTTGGATTCATCCAGCGGATAGGGGATCCCATCCTTGTAATAAATGGGGAAAGGTTCGCCCCAGTAACGTTGGCGGCTGAAAATAGCATCCCTTAACCTGTAGTTGATGCACCTTTTACCTATTTTACGTTTTTCTATTTCAGAGATGATCAGTTGAATGGCTTCTTTAACTTCCAGGCCGTTAAGAATACCTGAGTTGATCATCTTTCCCTCCTTGGCATCGTAAGAGGCCGTACTGATGTCTCCTCCTTCAATAACCGGAATAATGGGCAAGTCAAATGTTTTTGCAAAATCATAATCCCTTTGATCGTGTGCAGGGACAGCCATAATGGCTCCTGTGCCATAACCGGCAAGTACGTAATCGCTCACCCAGATTGGGATTTCTTTCCCGTTGAAAGGATGGATGGCATAAGCCCCGGTAAATACGCCGGTTTTGCGGGTGTCGGCAATACGCTCGCGCTCGTTGCGCTTTTTGGTTTCTTCAATATATTTTTCAACAGCCGGAAGGCATTCCTTTGTCGTGATGCTGTGAACCAGTTCGCTTTCAGGCGCAAGAACCATAAATGTTACACCCCATAAAGTATCGGGACGGGTGGTAAAGATGGTAAAATCTCCGCCGTCTTTAAGGTTGAACCTTACTTCGGCACCTTCGGAACGGCCGATCCAGTTGCGCTGAATTTCCTTTAAGGAAGGTGTCCAGTCTATTTTGTCCAGACCGTCAAGCAAACGTTGGGCATAAGCGGAAATACGCAAGGACCATTGCCTCATTTCTTTTTGAATCACGGGATAACCGCCCCGGAGGGAAAGGCCTTCTTTTACTTCGTCATTGGCCAGGACTGTTCCCAGTTTGGGGCACCAGTTTACAATCGTGTTGGCCAGGTAAGCAATCCGATAGTTCAGTAAGGTCTCCTGCTGCTCTTTTTCGGTCATGGCTTTCCATTCTTCTGCCGAAAATTTGCGGGTTTCGTTGGTGGTTGCATGGACTTTCAGGTTCCCTTTTGCTTCAAACTCTTTGATCAATTTTTCAATGGGTTCGG of the Bacteroidota bacterium genome contains:
- a CDS encoding class I tRNA ligase family protein, encoding MDYNFRDIEKKWQAYWKERNTYKVERDSSKPKYYVLDMFPYPSGAGLHVGHPLGYIASDIYARYKRLCGYNVLHPMGYDAYGLPAEQYAIQTGQHPAITTEKNISRYREQLDKIGFSFDWSREVRTCDPAYYKWTQWAFVQMFKHWYNNDTDKAEPIEKLIKEFEAKGNLKVHATTNETRKFSAEEWKAMTEKEQQETLLNYRIAYLANTIVNWCPKLGTVLANDEVKEGLSLRGGYPVIQKEMRQWSLRISAYAQRLLDGLDKIDWTPSLKEIQRNWIGRSEGAEVRFNLKDGGDFTIFTTRPDTLWGVTFMVLAPESELVHSITTKECLPAVEKYIEETKKRNERERIADTRKTGVFTGAYAIHPFNGKEIPIWVSDYVLAGYGTGAIMAVPAHDQRDYDFAKTFDLPIIPVIEGGDISTASYDAKEGKMINSGILNGLEVKEAIQLIISEIEKRKIGKRCINYRLRDAIFSRQRYWGEPFPIYYKDGIPYPLDESKLPLELPEIDAYLPTEKGEPPLGRAKNWENDEGFPLELNTMPGFAGSSAYYLRYMDPKNDKALVSKENDEYWQDVDLYIGGTEHATGHLIYSRFWNKFLFDLGIVCKDEPFKK